A region from the Mycolicibacterium litorale genome encodes:
- a CDS encoding TetR/AcrR family transcriptional regulator, which yields MMSIRKDASRPVEERILDAAAECVVAYGVNRVTLAEIARRARVSRPTIYRRWRDTDAVLAALLTARIAGVLDAIPGDGGGRTALVDRIVRVGDRLRNDEIVMSVFRSAPELAMVYITERLGTSQQMLIDALAGAIKVAQDDGSVRSGEPRQLAAMCLLITQSTIQSAQMVAPLIDAQTLSVELAHSLNGYLRP from the coding sequence ATGATGTCAATCCGTAAGGACGCGTCGCGGCCGGTCGAGGAACGCATACTCGACGCTGCCGCGGAGTGCGTCGTGGCCTACGGGGTCAACCGGGTGACACTCGCCGAGATCGCCCGCCGCGCCCGGGTGAGCCGGCCGACCATCTACCGCCGGTGGCGCGATACCGACGCCGTGCTCGCGGCGCTGCTGACCGCGCGGATCGCCGGCGTCCTCGACGCCATACCCGGCGACGGGGGCGGCCGCACCGCGCTGGTCGACCGCATCGTGCGGGTAGGGGACCGGCTACGCAACGACGAGATCGTGATGTCGGTGTTCCGCAGCGCCCCCGAACTGGCGATGGTCTACATCACCGAACGGCTCGGCACCAGCCAGCAGATGCTCATCGACGCGCTGGCCGGCGCCATCAAGGTCGCCCAGGACGACGGCAGCGTCCGTTCCGGCGAGCCCCGCCAGCTCGCGGCCATGTGCCTGCTCATCACGCAGTCGACGATCCAGTCGGCACAGATGGTCGCCCCGCTGATCGACGCCCAAACCCTCTCGGTGGAACTCGCCCACTCGCTCAACGGGTACCTGCGGCCATGA
- a CDS encoding FAD-binding oxidoreductase, with the protein MTWDAWGDPAAAKPLSDGIRTLLEQALGVTAGTSPLDRDAVTVCPSALSDEHREALTAIVGEPYCLVDDDGRLLHAGGKSTLDLLRRRDPGPQDAPDAVLLPADEDQIAAILRYCGAHRVAVVPFGGGTSVVGGLDPIRDGFTAAVSLDLRRLDALHRLDEVSGEAELGAGVTGPEAERLLGERGFSLGHFPQSFCFATIGGFAATRSSGQDSAGYGRFDDMVRGLRAVTPAGVLDVGRAPASAAGPDLRHLLLGSEGVFGVITRVRVRVHPVPEATRYEAWSFPDFTTGATALRAVTQTGSGPTVIRLSDEAETGVNLATTEAIGEQTITGGCLAVTVFEGTAAHADSRHAETRTLLQQHGGTSLGEAPAKAWEHGRFGAPYLRDSLLSAGALCETLETATTWSNIPALKAAVTQALTEALGRSGTQALVLCHISHVYPTGASLYFTVVAAQRGNPIEQWRTAKAAASDAIVRTGGTITHHHAVGADHRPWMRDEVGDLGVEILRAVKATVDPAGILNPGKLIP; encoded by the coding sequence ATGACGTGGGACGCCTGGGGTGATCCGGCGGCCGCCAAACCGCTCTCCGACGGCATCCGAACCCTGCTGGAACAGGCGCTCGGCGTCACGGCCGGCACGTCGCCGCTCGACCGCGACGCGGTGACCGTGTGCCCGTCGGCGCTCTCCGACGAGCACCGCGAGGCGTTGACGGCCATCGTCGGTGAGCCGTACTGCCTGGTCGACGACGACGGCCGGCTCCTGCACGCCGGCGGCAAATCCACCCTCGACCTGCTGCGCCGGCGTGACCCCGGTCCCCAGGACGCCCCCGACGCGGTGCTGCTGCCCGCGGACGAAGACCAGATCGCCGCGATCCTGCGGTACTGCGGCGCACACCGCGTCGCCGTGGTGCCGTTCGGCGGCGGCACCAGCGTGGTCGGCGGACTCGACCCGATCCGCGACGGATTCACCGCGGCGGTGTCGCTCGACCTGCGCCGGCTCGACGCCCTGCACCGGCTCGACGAGGTCTCCGGTGAGGCCGAACTCGGCGCGGGCGTCACCGGACCGGAGGCCGAACGGCTGCTCGGCGAACGCGGCTTCTCCCTCGGGCACTTCCCGCAGAGTTTCTGTTTCGCCACCATCGGCGGCTTCGCCGCCACCCGCTCGTCGGGCCAGGACTCGGCGGGCTACGGCCGCTTCGACGACATGGTGCGCGGGCTGCGCGCCGTCACCCCCGCCGGCGTCCTCGACGTCGGGCGCGCCCCCGCGTCGGCGGCCGGACCGGACCTGCGCCACCTCCTGCTCGGCTCCGAAGGGGTCTTCGGGGTCATCACCCGCGTGCGGGTCAGGGTCCATCCGGTCCCCGAAGCGACACGCTACGAAGCCTGGTCGTTTCCCGACTTCACCACGGGCGCAACGGCGTTGCGCGCCGTGACGCAGACCGGCAGCGGGCCGACCGTCATCCGGCTGTCCGACGAGGCGGAGACCGGCGTCAACCTCGCCACCACCGAGGCGATCGGCGAGCAGACCATCACCGGCGGATGCCTGGCGGTGACGGTGTTCGAGGGCACCGCCGCCCACGCCGACAGTAGACACGCCGAGACCCGCACCCTCCTGCAGCAGCACGGCGGCACGTCGCTGGGCGAAGCACCCGCCAAGGCATGGGAGCACGGGCGGTTCGGGGCGCCGTATCTGCGGGATTCGCTGCTGTCGGCCGGCGCTCTGTGCGAGACGCTGGAGACCGCCACCACGTGGTCGAACATCCCGGCACTCAAGGCCGCCGTCACCCAGGCGCTCACCGAGGCGCTCGGCCGGTCGGGCACGCAGGCGCTGGTGCTCTGCCACATCTCGCACGTCTATCCCACGGGTGCGTCGCTGTATTTCACCGTCGTCGCCGCCCAGCGCGGCAACCCGATCGAGCAGTGGCGCACCGCGAAGGCCGCGGCCTCGGATGCCATCGTGCGTACGGGCGGCACCATCACCCACCACCACGCCGTCGGCGCCGATCACCGGCCGTGGATGCGCGACGAAGTGGGCGACCTCGGAGTCGAGATCCTGCGCGCGGTCAAGGCGACCGTCGACCCGGCCGGAATCCTCAACCCGGGCAAGCTGATCCCATGA
- a CDS encoding diacylglycerol kinase, which produces MIGHVTVLTNPLSGHGNAPHAAERAVARFQQRGVDVCAIVGADAEHARRLVDEALAGGTDALVVVGGDGVISLALQALANGDVPLGIVPAGTGNDHAREYRLPTGGPEAAADVVADGHTETVDLGRIDDAAGGHKYFGTVMAAGFDSLVSDRTNRMRWPHGRMRYNVAMVAELSKLRLLPFRLRFDGGEEVRTALTLAAFGNTRSYGGGMLICPGADHADGLLDVTMVHSASRSRLIRLFPTVFKGTHVDLDDVTTARARVVEVDCPGINAYADGDFACPLPVTVSAVPAALKILTPTG; this is translated from the coding sequence ATGATCGGCCACGTCACCGTGCTGACGAATCCCCTGTCGGGCCACGGCAACGCCCCGCATGCCGCCGAGCGTGCGGTCGCCCGGTTTCAGCAGCGCGGTGTCGACGTCTGCGCGATCGTCGGCGCCGACGCCGAACACGCGCGGCGACTGGTGGACGAGGCGCTCGCCGGTGGGACCGACGCGCTGGTCGTGGTCGGCGGTGACGGCGTGATCTCACTGGCCCTGCAGGCACTGGCCAACGGCGACGTGCCGCTGGGCATCGTGCCCGCCGGCACCGGCAACGACCATGCGCGCGAATACCGGCTGCCCACCGGCGGTCCGGAGGCCGCAGCCGACGTGGTCGCCGACGGCCACACCGAAACCGTTGACCTCGGCCGCATCGACGACGCGGCAGGTGGACACAAGTACTTCGGCACCGTGATGGCCGCCGGATTCGATTCGCTGGTCAGCGACCGCACCAACCGGATGCGCTGGCCGCACGGACGGATGCGCTACAACGTGGCGATGGTGGCCGAACTGTCGAAGCTGCGACTGCTACCGTTCCGGCTGCGTTTCGACGGCGGCGAGGAGGTGCGCACCGCTCTCACCCTCGCCGCGTTCGGCAACACCCGAAGCTACGGCGGCGGCATGCTGATCTGCCCCGGCGCCGACCACGCCGACGGTCTGCTCGACGTCACGATGGTGCACTCGGCCTCGCGCAGCCGGCTGATCCGGTTGTTCCCGACGGTGTTCAAAGGCACCCACGTCGACCTCGACGACGTGACCACGGCCCGCGCGCGCGTCGTCGAGGTGGACTGCCCCGGCATCAACGCCTACGCCGACGGCGACTTCGCCTGCCCGCTACCGGTCACGGTGTCGGCGGTGCCGGCCGCCCTGAAGATCCTGACTCCGACCGGCTAG
- a CDS encoding DUF3145 domain-containing protein yields the protein MRASNQFADATTGVVYVHASPAAVCPHVEWALSSTLSARANLKWTPQPAMPGQLRAVTNWVGPVGTGAQLANALRSWSVLRFEVTEDPSPGVDGHRWCHTPQLGLWSGPMSANGDIMVTEMRLRALMAAGADVLAAELDTVLGTAWDEALEPYRDGGAGAEVSWLSRGVG from the coding sequence ATGCGTGCGTCGAACCAGTTCGCCGACGCGACGACAGGCGTGGTGTACGTGCATGCCTCACCCGCGGCGGTGTGCCCACATGTCGAGTGGGCGTTGTCGTCGACCCTGTCGGCGCGCGCCAACTTGAAGTGGACCCCACAGCCCGCCATGCCCGGGCAGCTTCGTGCCGTCACGAACTGGGTGGGCCCGGTCGGCACCGGAGCGCAGTTGGCCAACGCCCTGCGGTCCTGGTCGGTGCTGCGCTTCGAGGTGACCGAGGACCCGAGTCCCGGTGTCGACGGGCATCGCTGGTGCCACACCCCGCAGCTGGGTCTGTGGAGCGGACCGATGAGCGCCAACGGCGACATCATGGTGACCGAGATGCGCCTGCGGGCCCTGATGGCCGCCGGCGCCGACGTGCTCGCCGCCGAACTGGACACGGTGCTCGGCACGGCATGGGACGAGGCACTCGAGCCCTACCGCGACGGCGGTGCTGGTGCGGAGGTCAGCTGGCTCAGCCGCGGCGTGGGCTGA
- a CDS encoding serine hydrolase domain-containing protein, whose amino-acid sequence MGVLDVIADWPVDTAAAAVVGVDGVLADHGDLRHRFRLASVTKPLVARAAQIAVEEGVVDLDTEAGPPGSTVRHLLAHTSGLSMNSDETMCEPGARRVYSNRGFAVLAETIERAAGIEFDRYLAEAVFEPLDMADSTLDGGAQAAGYGAYSTVADIAAFAADLLRPRLVSQQMHDEAVSVQFPGVDGVLPGFGVQRPNDWGLGFEIRDDKSPHWTGSTNSKRTFGHFGQSGTFLWVDPEAGVALVALADRDFGDWAYERWPTISDGVLREFGPH is encoded by the coding sequence GTGGGCGTGCTGGACGTGATCGCGGACTGGCCGGTCGACACCGCGGCCGCGGCGGTGGTCGGAGTCGACGGCGTACTCGCCGACCACGGCGACCTGCGGCACCGCTTCCGGCTCGCATCGGTCACCAAACCGTTGGTCGCGCGCGCCGCGCAGATCGCCGTCGAAGAGGGCGTCGTCGATCTCGACACCGAAGCGGGGCCGCCGGGGTCGACCGTGCGGCACCTGCTCGCCCACACCTCGGGGTTGTCGATGAACTCCGACGAGACGATGTGCGAACCCGGCGCACGGCGCGTCTACTCGAACCGCGGGTTCGCCGTGCTCGCCGAGACGATCGAACGGGCGGCGGGCATCGAATTCGACCGCTACCTGGCCGAGGCGGTGTTCGAACCGCTCGACATGGCCGACAGCACGCTCGACGGCGGTGCGCAGGCCGCCGGCTACGGCGCCTACTCCACCGTCGCCGACATCGCGGCGTTCGCGGCCGACCTGCTGCGGCCCCGGCTGGTTTCGCAGCAGATGCACGACGAGGCCGTGTCGGTTCAGTTCCCCGGCGTGGACGGGGTCCTGCCCGGCTTCGGCGTGCAGCGCCCGAACGACTGGGGACTGGGCTTCGAGATCCGTGACGACAAGTCACCGCACTGGACCGGCTCGACCAACTCGAAGCGCACGTTCGGCCATTTCGGCCAGTCAGGGACGTTTCTGTGGGTCGATCCGGAGGCAGGCGTCGCGCTCGTGGCACTCGCCGACCGCGACTTCGGCGACTGGGCGTACGAGCGCTGGCCGACGATCTCTGATGGAGTCCTGAGAGAATTCGGGCCACACTAG
- a CDS encoding class I SAM-dependent methyltransferase — protein MTTMDDTTSTEQFAGRIVGALDSASLTILLSIGHQTGLLDTMAELPPATSVQIADAAGLDERYVREWLGGVAAARVVDYDATTGMYSLPRAHAAVLTRAAGPDNLARVAQFIPLLGEVEQKIVDCFRTGGGLPYSAYPRFHTLMAEESGEVFDAALVDVILPMADGLPERLRAGADVADIGCGSGHAINVMAQAFPASRFTGIDFSEEGLGAGRAEAQRLGLPNARFVAEDVATLDAVDAYDVITVFDAIHDQAHPARVLANIHRALRPGGVFLMVDIKASSRLENNVGVPMAPYLYTVSTMHCMSVSLGLDGAGLGTCWGRELATSMLADAGFTDVDVREIETDPLNFYYVCRK, from the coding sequence ATGACCACAATGGACGACACCACTTCCACCGAGCAGTTCGCCGGACGCATCGTCGGCGCCCTCGACAGCGCCAGCCTGACGATCCTGCTGTCCATCGGGCATCAGACCGGCCTGCTCGACACCATGGCGGAGCTGCCACCCGCCACCAGCGTGCAGATCGCCGACGCGGCCGGACTCGACGAACGCTACGTGCGTGAGTGGCTGGGCGGCGTCGCGGCGGCCCGCGTCGTCGACTACGACGCGACGACCGGGATGTACTCGCTGCCGCGCGCACATGCCGCCGTCCTGACCCGTGCGGCCGGACCCGACAACCTCGCGCGCGTCGCCCAGTTCATCCCGCTGCTGGGCGAGGTCGAGCAGAAAATCGTCGACTGCTTCCGCACCGGCGGAGGGCTCCCGTACAGCGCCTATCCGCGGTTCCACACGCTGATGGCCGAGGAGAGCGGCGAGGTGTTCGACGCCGCACTCGTCGACGTGATCCTGCCGATGGCCGACGGGCTGCCCGAGCGGCTGCGCGCCGGAGCCGACGTCGCCGACATCGGTTGTGGCAGCGGCCATGCGATCAACGTGATGGCACAGGCGTTTCCGGCCAGCCGGTTCACCGGGATCGACTTCTCCGAGGAGGGTCTCGGCGCCGGACGCGCCGAGGCACAGCGGCTCGGACTGCCCAACGCCCGGTTCGTCGCCGAGGACGTTGCCACGCTCGACGCGGTCGACGCCTACGACGTCATCACCGTGTTCGACGCGATCCACGATCAAGCCCACCCGGCCCGGGTGCTTGCCAACATCCACCGCGCGCTGCGGCCCGGCGGGGTCTTCCTGATGGTCGACATCAAGGCGTCCAGCCGACTGGAGAACAACGTCGGGGTGCCGATGGCGCCGTACCTCTACACGGTGTCGACGATGCACTGCATGAGTGTCTCGCTCGGCCTCGACGGCGCCGGGCTGGGCACCTGCTGGGGGCGCGAGCTCGCCACCTCGATGCTGGCCGACGCCGGCTTCACCGATGTCGACGTCCGCGAGATCGAGACGGATCCGCTCAACTTCTACTACGTCTGCCGCAAGTAA
- a CDS encoding S-(hydroxymethyl)mycothiol dehydrogenase — protein sequence MSQTVRGVISRSKKQPVEVVDIVIPDPGPGEVVVDVIACGVCHTDLTYREGGINDEYPFLLGHEAAGTVESVGAGVTNVEPGDFVILNWRAVCGQCRACKRGRPHLCFDTHNAAQKMTLTDGTELTPALGIGAFADKTLVHEGQCTKVDPEADPAVAGLLGCGVMAGIGAAINTAAITRDDSVAVIGCGGVGDAAIAGAALVGAKTIIAVDTDNKKLEWAREFGATHTINARDLDVVTTIQDLTDGFGTDVVIDAVGRPETWKQAFYARDLAGTVVLVGVPTPDMELQMPLVDFFSRGGSLKSSWYGDCLPERDFPTLISLYRQGRLPLEKFVSERISLDGIEEAFHKMHAGEVLRSVVIL from the coding sequence ATGAGTCAGACAGTGCGCGGCGTGATCTCCCGGTCGAAGAAGCAGCCGGTGGAAGTGGTGGACATCGTCATCCCGGATCCGGGGCCCGGTGAGGTCGTCGTCGACGTCATCGCCTGCGGGGTGTGCCACACCGACCTGACCTACCGTGAGGGCGGGATCAACGACGAGTACCCGTTCCTGTTGGGCCATGAGGCCGCCGGCACCGTGGAGTCGGTCGGTGCGGGCGTCACCAACGTCGAACCCGGTGACTTCGTGATCCTGAACTGGCGGGCGGTGTGCGGGCAGTGCCGGGCCTGCAAACGGGGCCGTCCGCACCTGTGTTTCGACACCCACAACGCCGCGCAGAAGATGACGTTGACCGACGGCACCGAACTGACCCCCGCCCTGGGCATCGGGGCGTTCGCCGACAAGACCCTGGTCCACGAGGGCCAGTGCACCAAGGTCGATCCCGAAGCCGATCCGGCCGTGGCCGGCCTGCTGGGGTGCGGGGTGATGGCCGGCATCGGCGCGGCGATCAACACCGCGGCGATCACCCGTGACGATTCGGTCGCGGTGATCGGCTGCGGCGGCGTGGGTGACGCCGCCATCGCCGGGGCCGCGCTGGTCGGGGCGAAGACGATCATCGCCGTCGACACCGACAACAAGAAACTCGAGTGGGCCCGCGAATTCGGCGCCACCCACACGATCAACGCCCGCGACCTCGACGTCGTCACGACCATCCAGGACCTCACCGACGGCTTCGGCACCGACGTCGTCATCGACGCCGTCGGACGCCCCGAAACCTGGAAGCAGGCGTTCTACGCCCGTGATCTGGCCGGCACCGTCGTGCTGGTGGGGGTGCCGACCCCGGACATGGAACTGCAGATGCCGCTGGTGGACTTCTTCTCCCGCGGCGGATCACTGAAGTCCAGTTGGTACGGCGACTGCCTGCCCGAACGCGACTTCCCCACCCTGATCTCGCTGTACCGCCAGGGCCGGCTGCCGCTGGAGAAATTCGTCTCCGAACGCATCAGCCTCGACGGCATCGAAGAAGCCTTCCACAAGATGCACGCCGGTGAGGTGCTGCGCTCGGTGGTGATCCTGTGA
- a CDS encoding MBL fold metallo-hydrolase: MSATNIERVVTSGVFELDGGSWDVDNNIWLVGDDSDVIVFDAAHTAEPIVMAVGGRNVVAVICTHGHNDHITVAPELAAALDAPVLLHPGDDMLWRAVHPDQTFRPVDDRATLRAGGIELRALHTPGHSPGSVCWYAPDLAAVFSGDTLFQGGPGATGRSYSDFPTILESISARLGPLPGDTVVYTGHGDTTTIGDEIIHYDDWVARGH; encoded by the coding sequence GTGAGCGCCACCAACATCGAACGCGTCGTCACCTCCGGGGTCTTCGAACTCGACGGCGGCTCCTGGGACGTCGACAACAACATCTGGCTCGTCGGCGACGACAGCGACGTCATCGTCTTCGACGCCGCCCACACCGCCGAACCCATCGTGATGGCCGTCGGCGGGCGCAACGTCGTCGCCGTCATCTGCACCCACGGCCACAACGACCACATCACCGTCGCCCCCGAACTCGCCGCCGCACTCGACGCCCCGGTCCTGCTGCACCCCGGCGACGACATGCTCTGGCGCGCCGTGCACCCCGACCAGACCTTCCGCCCCGTCGACGACCGCGCCACCCTGCGCGCCGGCGGCATCGAACTGCGCGCCCTGCACACCCCCGGGCACTCCCCGGGCTCGGTCTGCTGGTACGCCCCCGACCTGGCCGCGGTGTTCTCCGGCGACACCCTGTTCCAGGGCGGACCCGGCGCCACCGGCCGCTCCTACTCCGACTTCCCCACCATCCTCGAATCCATCTCCGCACGCCTGGGCCCCCTGCCCGGCGACACCGTCGTCTACACCGGACACGGCGACACCACCACCATCGGCGACGAGATCATCCACTACGACGACTGGGTCGCCCGCGGCCACTGA
- a CDS encoding SAM-dependent methyltransferase: protein MPESSVVVRPQSKDSGYYSAGSRLQAAGLRPAIALFEQAATVVPLPKAPQPIAIADYGAATAHNSLLPIGAAIAVLRTRTAREHSVLVAHTDVPENDFTAMFRTLTDDPDSYLRKDAAAFASAVGRSFYSQILPSNSITLGWSSYAVQWLSWVPTPVPDHLQVAYTADESVRTAYARQAAHDWHEFIAFRGRELCPGGRLVVMTMGIGEDGEYGYRPLLAAMIDALAELVGAGLLREDELRRMTIPTVGRRAVDFMAPFAPSGRFERLEIEHLDVFDGEDRFFDQYRIDKDATAFGRNWAQFARASVFPTMVGALDGGRDDPRAAQFVDRLDKGIATRMAADPQGTQIPLAHLVLHKRPKIR from the coding sequence GTGCCCGAGTCCAGTGTGGTGGTCCGCCCGCAGTCCAAAGACAGCGGTTACTACTCCGCGGGGTCGCGACTGCAGGCCGCCGGGCTGCGTCCGGCGATCGCCCTGTTCGAGCAGGCCGCCACGGTGGTGCCCCTGCCGAAGGCGCCGCAGCCCATCGCGATCGCCGACTACGGTGCGGCGACGGCGCACAACTCACTGCTGCCGATCGGCGCCGCGATCGCGGTGCTGCGCACGAGGACCGCTCGTGAGCATTCGGTACTGGTGGCCCATACCGACGTGCCGGAGAACGATTTCACGGCGATGTTCCGCACGCTCACCGACGACCCGGACTCGTATCTGCGCAAGGACGCCGCGGCGTTCGCCTCCGCGGTCGGCCGGTCGTTCTATTCGCAGATCCTGCCGTCCAACAGCATCACCCTGGGCTGGAGCTCCTACGCCGTGCAATGGCTGAGTTGGGTGCCCACCCCGGTACCGGACCACCTCCAGGTGGCCTACACCGCCGACGAGTCCGTCCGCACCGCCTACGCCCGCCAGGCCGCCCACGACTGGCACGAGTTCATCGCGTTCCGCGGCCGCGAACTGTGTCCGGGCGGACGGCTGGTGGTGATGACGATGGGCATCGGCGAGGACGGCGAGTACGGCTACCGCCCCCTGCTGGCGGCGATGATCGATGCGCTCGCCGAACTCGTCGGTGCCGGGCTGCTGCGCGAGGACGAGTTGCGGCGCATGACGATTCCGACCGTTGGGCGGCGCGCCGTGGACTTCATGGCGCCGTTCGCCCCGTCGGGTCGGTTCGAGCGCCTGGAGATCGAGCACCTCGACGTGTTCGACGGTGAGGATCGGTTCTTCGACCAGTATCGAATCGACAAGGACGCCACGGCGTTCGGGCGCAACTGGGCGCAGTTCGCGCGCGCGTCGGTGTTCCCCACGATGGTCGGCGCGCTCGACGGTGGCCGCGACGATCCGCGTGCCGCGCAGTTCGTCGACCGGCTCGACAAGGGCATCGCCACCCGGATGGCCGCCGACCCGCAGGGCACGCAGATCCCGCTGGCCCACCTGGTGCTGCACAAGCGGCCCAAGATCCGCTGA
- a CDS encoding DJ-1/PfpI family protein — protein MDAQIVLFDGFDPLDVIAPFEVLVAGSDAAGGEMAVELVSAEGPRPVVSGSRGLVLQATAELDPQRPGFVIVPGASGPIEGDPDDGVVTIPVLLARFGETAAVPLLRRALANPQITVATVCGGGLALAMAGLLDGRHAVTHHLGMPVLEATGVHAVPARVVDDGDLVTAAGVTSGLDLALHLLDRCYGPQIATAVETLFAYERRGTVWRNRGRVPVAV, from the coding sequence ATGGATGCCCAGATCGTGCTGTTCGACGGATTCGACCCACTCGACGTCATCGCCCCGTTCGAAGTCCTCGTCGCCGGAAGCGACGCCGCCGGCGGTGAGATGGCGGTGGAACTGGTCTCGGCGGAAGGCCCGCGGCCGGTGGTCAGCGGCAGTCGCGGCCTGGTCCTGCAGGCGACGGCCGAATTGGACCCGCAGCGACCGGGTTTCGTGATCGTGCCGGGCGCCTCGGGTCCGATCGAGGGTGATCCGGACGATGGCGTGGTGACGATTCCGGTGCTGCTGGCGCGCTTCGGCGAGACCGCGGCGGTACCGCTTCTGCGCCGCGCCCTGGCCAATCCGCAGATCACCGTGGCCACGGTGTGCGGCGGCGGTCTGGCGCTCGCGATGGCGGGCCTGCTCGACGGCAGACATGCGGTCACCCACCACCTCGGCATGCCCGTGCTGGAGGCGACCGGGGTGCACGCCGTGCCCGCCCGGGTGGTCGACGACGGGGACCTCGTCACCGCGGCCGGCGTCACCTCGGGGCTCGACCTCGCGCTGCATCTGCTGGACCGCTGCTACGGACCGCAGATCGCCACCGCGGTCGAAACGCTGTTCGCCTACGAACGGCGCGGAACCGTGTGGCGCAACCGCGGCCGGGTCCCGGTGGCGGTGTGA
- a CDS encoding Hsp70 family protein → MPDGIGLSIGATAMAAVVVGRAAVRRTPVLTVFGHRPPEIGVPGENPRLDEPGLVLADFVDRVGDPVAILAADGTSHRGEALTADALRALLYALTRGREPVDPIAVTHPAHWHEPAVAALRTALAEVREFGPSTPVLPDAVAALTALRNDPGLPTTGVIALCDFGGSGTSITLADASNGLRPIAPTSRHLDLSGDAIDQALLTHVVSGLSAAGSVDVSGTSAIGSLTRLRGACRAAKERLSTETVTAMSVELPGHSSEVRLTRPELDDVVRGPLGDIVAALRSGMERAGVAPADLAAVATSGGGARIPIVTTMLSEGFRVPVVTTRQPELTAAIGGGLAAVRGPDDTHTALAAAAPVTAAAPIADETAQSSTFRALAWSDADDIPDVAPAAYASEPDVRPQFLFGPPESGDARRPAAVPWYRRTPVALGIGAAVVLAALAAAVVLVNRDEDARPSTDTTPTTTATTEAPAPVAPPPADTPAPQGPAPETQTVTQPPAATEAPPPPASEAPPPPPETTPPPPATTPPPATTPPPATTPPPATTTQPPRLIPTLPYTTIPGLPFVPAPPGFGGN, encoded by the coding sequence ATGCCAGACGGGATAGGGCTGTCGATCGGTGCGACCGCGATGGCGGCCGTGGTGGTGGGCCGCGCCGCGGTGCGCCGCACCCCGGTGCTGACCGTGTTCGGCCACCGCCCGCCCGAGATCGGGGTGCCGGGGGAGAATCCGCGACTCGACGAACCCGGACTCGTCCTCGCCGATTTCGTCGATCGGGTCGGCGATCCGGTAGCGATCCTCGCCGCGGACGGGACCAGCCACCGCGGCGAGGCGTTGACCGCCGACGCGCTGCGCGCCCTGCTGTATGCGCTGACCCGCGGGCGGGAACCGGTCGACCCGATCGCGGTGACCCACCCCGCCCATTGGCACGAACCCGCGGTCGCGGCCTTGCGTACCGCACTCGCCGAGGTGCGCGAGTTCGGACCGTCGACACCGGTTCTGCCCGATGCGGTGGCGGCGCTGACCGCGCTTCGGAACGACCCGGGGTTGCCGACCACCGGAGTGATCGCCCTGTGCGACTTCGGCGGGTCCGGGACGAGCATCACCCTGGCCGACGCGTCCAACGGGCTGCGGCCCATCGCACCGACCTCGCGGCACCTCGACCTGTCCGGCGACGCGATCGACCAGGCGCTGCTCACCCACGTCGTCTCGGGCCTGTCCGCCGCCGGGTCGGTGGATGTGTCGGGTACCTCCGCCATCGGCTCGCTGACGCGGCTGCGCGGTGCCTGCCGCGCCGCCAAGGAGCGGTTGTCCACCGAGACGGTGACGGCGATGAGCGTGGAGTTGCCCGGCCACAGCAGCGAGGTGCGGCTCACCCGCCCCGAACTCGACGACGTGGTCCGCGGACCGCTCGGCGATATCGTGGCCGCCCTGCGCAGCGGCATGGAACGCGCGGGCGTCGCGCCGGCCGACCTCGCCGCGGTCGCCACCTCAGGTGGGGGCGCCCGCATCCCGATCGTCACCACGATGCTGTCGGAGGGTTTCCGTGTTCCCGTGGTGACCACCCGGCAGCCCGAGCTCACGGCGGCGATCGGCGGGGGGCTGGCCGCGGTCCGCGGCCCCGACGACACGCACACCGCGCTCGCCGCCGCCGCGCCGGTGACGGCCGCCGCCCCGATCGCCGACGAGACCGCACAGTCGAGCACCTTCCGCGCACTGGCCTGGTCGGATGCCGACGACATCCCCGACGTCGCTCCCGCCGCATACGCCTCAGAACCGGATGTGCGCCCGCAGTTCCTGTTCGGTCCGCCGGAGTCGGGGGACGCGCGCCGCCCGGCCGCGGTGCCGTGGTACCGGCGGACACCGGTCGCGCTGGGGATCGGGGCGGCCGTCGTGCTCGCGGCCCTGGCGGCCGCGGTGGTCCTGGTGAACCGCGACGAGGATGCCCGGCCGTCCACGGACACCACGCCCACCACCACCGCAACGACGGAGGCGCCCGCTCCCGTGGCGCCGCCCCCGGCCGACACGCCCGCACCGCAGGGTCCGGCGCCCGAGACGCAGACGGTCACCCAGCCACCCGCGGCGACCGAGGCGCCGCCACCGCCGGCCTCCGAAGCGCCGCCGCCCCCGCCGGAGACCACCCCTCCGCCACCGGCCACCACACCGCCGCCGGCCACCACACCGCCGCCGGCCACGACACCGCCACCGGCCACGACGACCCAACCGCCGCGGCTGATCCCGACGCTGCCCTATACGACGATCCCCGGGCTGCCGTTCGTGCCCGCGCCACCCGGATTCGGCGGTAACTGA